A single genomic interval of Flavobacterium sp. N2820 harbors:
- a CDS encoding N-acetylmuramoyl-L-alanine amidase — translation MRTGKDIKDIFIHCSAGYGSIESIQKFWKSLGWNSPGYHLIIDLDGKVHQLQPFTKYSNGVKGFNTNAINISYIGGVEKTNVTKALDSRTPKQKEALLNAIKTAIKWVEINGGSKSQLRIRGHRDVSPDKNGNGIIESWERIKECPSFDVIPEYKHLLK, via the coding sequence ATGAGAACAGGAAAAGACATTAAAGACATATTTATTCACTGCTCTGCTGGATATGGTTCTATTGAATCGATTCAAAAGTTTTGGAAGTCTTTAGGATGGAATTCTCCTGGTTATCATTTGATTATTGACTTAGACGGGAAAGTACACCAATTACAACCATTTACTAAGTATTCTAACGGCGTAAAAGGTTTCAATACAAACGCAATCAATATTTCATATATAGGAGGTGTTGAAAAAACAAACGTAACCAAGGCATTAGATTCAAGAACGCCAAAACAAAAAGAAGCTCTTTTAAACGCTATTAAAACAGCGATTAAATGGGTTGAGATTAACGGAGGTTCTAAATCACAATTAAGAATTAGAGGACACCGAGATGTGTCTCCAGACAAAAACGGTAACGGCATTATTGAAAGTTGGGAAAGAATTAAAGAGTGCCCTTCTTTTGATGTCATACCAGAGTATAAACATTTACTGAAGTAA